Proteins encoded in a region of the Pseudothermotoga elfii DSM 9442 = NBRC 107921 genome:
- a CDS encoding ROK family transcriptional regulator, with protein sequence MKYNSPRIKVLNKQNILKLIHDNHPISRAEISEITDLTPSSVTRLTKELIDEGYVKERGTIGKNSPGRRRTLLDLNKDASISLVFDLGVNVTTFGLGYFNGKVSLSGSFETPRRPEDFFAKVEEIYLRLKKEYRITRISLSIPGMVNMLENRILLAPNLCWQDVLINDLLDVDVPVLADNEANLSMMAEKYHSKDLKEVKEAVFIVIREGVGTGVLLDGKIYRGSSFTAGEAGHMTVDIHSDKKCHCSNKGCWELVTSINWAIENYRGELQGKNAIEKFASLKKKTGNKKFFEEFAKNIAVGIVNIVNVLNPQLIILGGEVQDLGEYFFNSIESEVKRRALRDAVKQLKIRPTIFETVSSNLVGAAILAIEDIIEKVK encoded by the coding sequence TTGAAGTACAATTCGCCAAGAATAAAGGTTTTGAACAAGCAAAATATACTCAAACTGATACATGACAACCATCCCATTTCGCGCGCTGAGATTTCAGAAATCACCGACCTCACACCCAGCAGTGTCACCAGATTGACAAAAGAATTGATCGATGAAGGTTATGTGAAAGAAAGAGGTACCATAGGTAAAAATTCTCCAGGCCGAAGAAGAACTTTGCTCGACTTGAACAAAGACGCTTCTATAAGTCTCGTGTTTGATTTAGGGGTGAATGTAACTACCTTTGGTCTGGGCTACTTCAACGGCAAAGTTAGTCTGAGTGGATCTTTCGAGACGCCAAGGCGGCCGGAAGATTTTTTTGCAAAGGTTGAAGAGATATATCTGAGGTTAAAGAAAGAATACAGGATAACAAGGATCTCTTTGTCTATACCTGGCATGGTGAATATGCTTGAAAACAGAATCCTTCTGGCTCCAAATCTCTGCTGGCAGGATGTATTGATAAATGATCTTCTCGATGTAGATGTACCTGTCCTTGCAGACAACGAAGCTAATTTGTCAATGATGGCGGAAAAATATCATTCAAAAGATTTGAAAGAAGTTAAAGAAGCCGTTTTTATAGTGATTAGAGAGGGTGTTGGAACAGGCGTGCTTTTAGATGGAAAAATCTATCGAGGCTCATCTTTCACAGCCGGCGAAGCAGGGCATATGACTGTTGATATACACTCAGATAAAAAATGCCATTGTTCCAACAAAGGGTGCTGGGAACTGGTTACATCTATAAACTGGGCGATAGAAAACTACAGAGGAGAATTGCAAGGAAAAAATGCCATAGAAAAATTCGCATCATTGAAGAAAAAAACAGGCAACAAGAAATTTTTTGAAGAATTTGCAAAAAATATAGCTGTTGGAATTGTAAACATAGTGAATGTTTTAAATCCCCAGCTCATAATTCTTGGCGGCGAAGTTCAGGATTTGGGTGAGTATTTCTTTAACTCTATAGAATCAGAGGTTAAAAGAAGAGCACTTAGAGATGCTGTAAAGCAATTGAAAATCAGACCAACGATTTTTGAAACTGTCAGTTCAAACCTTGTTGGTGCAGCAATTCTGGCAATTGAAGACATCATCGAAAAAGTCAAATAG
- a CDS encoding glycoside hydrolase family 3 N-terminal domain-containing protein, which produces MPKVPAYKNASLPVDIRVKDLLSRMTLDEKVAQLGSVWSYELLDDQGNFSNEKAEALLKNGIGQITRPGGATNLSAKEVARLINQIQKYLIEQTRLGIPAIMHEECLTGYMGLGATNFPQAIAMASTWDPELIEKMTSTIREDMRQMGIHQGLAPVLDVVRDPRWGRTEESFGESAYLVAKMGVSYIIGLQGKDIKNGVIATAKHFVGYGASEGGKNWAPTNIPERELREIFMFPFEAAVKEASVMSVMNSYSEIDGIPCASSKELFTGVLRKNWGFSGIVVSDYFAIDMLREYHRLAKDKKEAAKYALQAGIDVELPKADCYTTIRELVEQGLISESTVNQATSRVLQIKFMLGLFDKPYVDVEKIELKKHYSIATEIARKSIVLLKNDGILPLKKDAKIALVGPNASEVRNLLGDYAYLAHIKVLLDSVNQTTFNAPKFNLKNVEKVINESIEKIPSILDSMKAEGVIFTHAIGCDILNSSTEGFSEALHAVKNADIAVVVVGDRSGLTEDCTSGESRDSANLKLPGVQEELVLEIAKCGKPIVLVLVTGRPYSLKNIVSRVNAIIEMWLPGEVGGMALVDVLFGKVNPGGKLPISFPRSAGQIPVYHDVKPSGGRSHWHKDYVDELVEPLFSFGHGLSYTKFEFSNLVIEPQKIPSDGQVTIKVDVKNSGEVEGDEVVQLYLTREHASVTRPIKELKGFKRITLKPGESRTTVFKIHTDVLAYYDRGMELVVEPGVFKAMIGSSSTDIRCFGEFEITGKKRKLGKNRKFFSDVEVI; this is translated from the coding sequence ATGCCGAAAGTTCCAGCTTATAAAAACGCTTCTTTACCTGTAGATATAAGGGTTAAGGATTTACTTTCAAGAATGACTCTGGATGAGAAAGTGGCTCAACTTGGTTCTGTCTGGAGTTACGAGCTTTTAGATGACCAAGGAAATTTTTCAAATGAGAAGGCGGAAGCTTTATTGAAAAATGGAATAGGACAGATCACAAGACCCGGTGGTGCTACTAATCTGTCTGCAAAAGAGGTTGCAAGATTGATCAATCAGATACAAAAATATTTGATTGAGCAAACAAGACTCGGTATACCTGCTATCATGCACGAGGAGTGTTTAACTGGCTATATGGGCCTTGGTGCAACAAATTTCCCTCAGGCGATAGCCATGGCCAGTACGTGGGATCCTGAATTGATCGAGAAAATGACGAGTACTATTCGTGAGGACATGAGACAAATGGGGATACATCAAGGACTTGCGCCGGTGTTGGATGTTGTAAGAGACCCCAGATGGGGTAGAACAGAAGAAAGTTTTGGGGAATCTGCTTATCTTGTTGCAAAAATGGGTGTTTCATATATCATAGGTCTTCAAGGCAAAGACATCAAAAATGGTGTGATAGCGACTGCAAAACATTTTGTGGGATATGGCGCGTCCGAGGGTGGAAAAAACTGGGCGCCCACAAACATTCCAGAAAGAGAGCTGCGCGAAATATTTATGTTTCCATTCGAAGCAGCTGTGAAAGAAGCCAGTGTTATGTCGGTTATGAACTCCTACAGTGAAATAGATGGCATTCCCTGTGCCTCTTCAAAAGAGCTCTTCACTGGTGTACTGAGAAAAAATTGGGGATTCAGTGGCATAGTTGTGTCAGATTATTTTGCAATAGATATGCTCAGAGAATACCACAGATTAGCGAAAGACAAAAAAGAGGCAGCAAAATATGCCTTGCAGGCTGGTATAGATGTTGAACTACCAAAGGCAGATTGTTACACAACTATAAGGGAATTGGTTGAACAGGGATTAATATCAGAAAGCACCGTCAACCAGGCCACATCGAGGGTATTACAGATAAAATTCATGCTCGGACTCTTTGACAAACCTTATGTTGATGTAGAAAAAATTGAATTGAAAAAGCATTACAGTATAGCAACTGAGATAGCAAGAAAATCTATCGTATTACTCAAAAATGATGGCATTCTCCCGTTGAAAAAAGATGCGAAAATAGCCCTTGTAGGTCCAAATGCATCTGAGGTAAGAAATCTTCTGGGCGATTATGCATATCTGGCTCACATAAAAGTACTACTCGATAGTGTCAACCAGACAACTTTTAATGCGCCGAAATTCAACCTCAAGAATGTGGAGAAAGTGATCAATGAGAGCATCGAGAAAATACCAAGTATACTTGATTCTATGAAAGCTGAGGGTGTAATATTCACACATGCCATTGGATGTGATATTCTAAACAGTTCTACCGAGGGTTTTTCAGAGGCATTACACGCGGTAAAAAATGCAGATATCGCTGTTGTGGTTGTTGGGGATAGATCGGGTTTAACTGAGGATTGTACAAGTGGTGAATCAAGAGACAGTGCCAATCTGAAATTACCGGGTGTTCAGGAAGAGCTGGTTCTTGAAATTGCAAAGTGTGGAAAGCCAATAGTTTTGGTCCTCGTAACTGGTAGACCATATTCTTTGAAAAACATAGTGAGCAGAGTGAACGCGATAATTGAAATGTGGTTGCCCGGTGAGGTAGGGGGCATGGCATTAGTTGATGTTCTGTTTGGAAAAGTCAATCCAGGCGGAAAGTTGCCAATAAGTTTTCCAAGGAGCGCTGGACAGATTCCTGTTTATCACGATGTGAAGCCATCAGGAGGAAGATCACACTGGCACAAAGATTACGTCGATGAATTGGTGGAGCCACTATTCAGCTTTGGTCATGGTCTCTCTTACACCAAATTTGAATTTTCAAATCTCGTTATAGAACCGCAAAAGATTCCATCAGATGGACAGGTGACGATAAAGGTCGATGTGAAAAATTCAGGCGAAGTAGAAGGTGATGAGGTAGTTCAACTATATTTGACAAGAGAGCATGCGTCTGTCACAAGACCCATAAAAGAATTGAAGGGTTTCAAGAGAATCACCCTTAAACCAGGAGAAAGTAGAACAACCGTTTTCAAGATCCATACCGATGTACTTGCCTACTATGATAGAGGTATGGAATTAGTTGTTGAACCTGGTGTCTTTAAAGCCATGATAGGAAGCTCTTCAACTGATATAAGATGCTTTGGAGAATTTGAAATCACTGGAAAGAAAAGAAAGCTTGGAAAAAACAGGAAATTCTTCAGTGATGTGGAGGTAATATGA
- a CDS encoding acetylxylan esterase — protein MMVYFDMPLEDLRKYLPQRYEEKDFDDFWKQTIHETRGYFQEPILKKVDFYLQNVETFDVTFSGYRGQKIKGWLILPKFRNGKLPCVVEFVGYGGGRGFPYDWLLWSAAGYAHFIMDTRGQGSNWMKGDTPDYEDNPSDPQYPGFLTKGVLNPETYYYRRVFMDAFMAVETISQLEQIDSQTIILSGASQGGGIALAVSALSSKVMALLCDVPFLCHYKRAVQITDSMPYAEITRYCKTHIDKIQTVFRTLSYFDGVNFAARAKCPALFSVGLMDDICPPSTVFAAYNYYAGEKDIRIYPYNNHEGGGSFHTLEKLKFVKKTISMRE, from the coding sequence ATGATGGTCTATTTTGATATGCCATTGGAAGATTTGAGAAAATATCTGCCACAGAGGTACGAAGAAAAGGATTTCGATGATTTCTGGAAACAAACAATCCATGAAACAAGGGGATATTTTCAAGAACCAATTCTCAAAAAAGTGGATTTTTATTTGCAGAATGTTGAGACTTTTGATGTGACTTTCTCTGGTTACAGAGGTCAGAAGATAAAAGGATGGTTGATTTTGCCAAAATTCAGAAATGGGAAATTACCCTGCGTAGTTGAATTTGTTGGTTATGGAGGAGGAAGAGGATTTCCATATGACTGGCTGCTTTGGAGTGCGGCAGGATACGCACATTTCATAATGGACACGAGAGGACAAGGTAGCAACTGGATGAAGGGTGATACACCAGATTATGAAGATAATCCTTCAGATCCACAATATCCAGGCTTTCTGACAAAAGGAGTACTGAACCCGGAAACTTATTATTACAGGAGAGTTTTTATGGATGCATTTATGGCTGTTGAAACTATCAGCCAACTTGAACAAATAGATTCACAAACCATAATATTATCAGGTGCAAGCCAGGGTGGTGGAATAGCTTTGGCTGTGAGTGCATTGTCTTCAAAGGTCATGGCTCTACTTTGTGATGTTCCCTTTCTGTGTCATTACAAAAGAGCAGTTCAGATAACAGATTCAATGCCCTATGCAGAAATTACGAGATATTGCAAAACTCACATTGACAAAATCCAAACAGTATTCAGAACCCTCTCTTATTTTGACGGCGTCAATTTTGCAGCTCGTGCAAAATGCCCTGCTTTGTTTTCGGTGGGACTCATGGACGACATTTGCCCACCTTCAACAGTTTTTGCCGCTTACAATTATTACGCTGGTGAGAAAGATATTAGAATTTACCCATACAACAACCATGAAGGCGGTGGTTCCTTCCATACACTGGAAAAATTGAAATTTGTGAAAAAAACAATTTCTATGAGAGAGTGA
- a CDS encoding ABC transporter substrate-binding protein, whose product MKKLFWLMLLLISMNLIFAQLAADVPRDETFIANQLTGRVGTPGNFNLWAGWRSQDRGIQNLLLEPLWCVEYATGEIINALAAEPPIYSKDFTELTIKLRKGVYWSDGVPFTADDVVYTITLIKNTPGMDYNSQMQAVKEAIKVDDYTVLLKLTVPNSRFHTYLLDRWGALRILPKHIFEKVENPLTFEFNPPVGTGPYVLKDFDSGGYWTLWERREDWDRTPTGMLYGKPAPRFVLIQTFGTTERQVLAMAQHELDAADLTMEALRAVLQKVNTARAWRREFPWTVNIDPCVTGLMFNNARAPFNNPEVRWALTLAIDIVEYAANAFDGAVTLSPIHVPLTSAYYDWYYTKLDEWLKNLEIDIGNGEKFKPYDPDAGKRLAEYVKSRGYSVPTDQETINKVFGPGWYKYAPDVAEKLLIKNGFKRGKSGKWLLPDGRVWTITILTTTNPAHPSYRNAFALAQAWKKFGIDANVVTSDALVTLGQKGEFEVTTDWPAAEPWGGHPDLYRVLDPFNSEYLVPIGQNAPWGNYGRWTNSEMDKIIVKLRETDWNDTDSIIALGVEGLKLLIKEMPGIPTFNYPGVIAWDEYYWTNYPGAENMYAQPYHHWPNFKYMLPFLKPTGRK is encoded by the coding sequence ATGAAAAAACTCTTTTGGTTAATGCTTCTCTTGATATCAATGAATCTTATTTTTGCGCAACTTGCAGCCGATGTGCCAAGAGATGAAACATTTATAGCAAATCAATTAACTGGTCGTGTGGGAACACCTGGGAACTTCAACCTGTGGGCTGGATGGAGATCGCAGGACAGAGGTATTCAAAATTTGTTGCTTGAACCGCTCTGGTGTGTTGAGTACGCAACGGGGGAAATCATCAACGCTCTTGCTGCCGAACCACCAATTTACAGTAAAGATTTCACAGAACTCACCATCAAACTCAGAAAAGGAGTTTACTGGAGTGATGGTGTTCCATTCACAGCAGACGATGTTGTTTATACAATCACACTCATCAAAAACACACCTGGTATGGACTACAATTCTCAAATGCAAGCAGTCAAAGAAGCAATTAAAGTTGATGATTACACAGTCTTGTTAAAACTCACAGTTCCTAATTCAAGGTTTCACACCTATTTGCTTGACAGGTGGGGAGCTTTGAGAATTCTTCCAAAACATATCTTTGAGAAAGTAGAGAACCCGTTGACTTTCGAGTTCAACCCACCGGTTGGAACTGGACCCTATGTATTGAAAGATTTTGATTCGGGTGGATACTGGACTCTTTGGGAAAGAAGAGAAGATTGGGACAGAACTCCAACTGGGATGCTTTATGGAAAACCAGCTCCAAGGTTTGTACTCATTCAAACTTTCGGAACAACAGAAAGGCAAGTCCTGGCAATGGCTCAGCACGAACTTGATGCGGCAGACTTGACTATGGAGGCTCTAAGAGCTGTGTTACAAAAGGTCAATACTGCAAGAGCCTGGAGAAGAGAATTCCCATGGACCGTGAACATCGATCCATGCGTCACGGGATTGATGTTCAACAATGCAAGGGCGCCATTCAATAACCCAGAAGTCAGATGGGCTCTTACCCTGGCAATCGACATAGTTGAATACGCTGCCAATGCATTCGATGGAGCTGTAACACTCAGCCCAATACATGTGCCGTTGACTTCTGCTTATTATGACTGGTATTACACAAAATTAGATGAGTGGCTGAAAAATCTGGAGATTGATATTGGAAACGGCGAGAAATTCAAACCGTACGATCCTGACGCGGGCAAGAGACTGGCAGAATATGTAAAAAGTAGAGGATATTCGGTACCGACTGATCAGGAAACCATAAACAAAGTATTCGGACCAGGTTGGTATAAATATGCACCAGATGTTGCAGAAAAACTCCTGATAAAGAATGGTTTTAAGAGAGGCAAATCCGGTAAGTGGCTATTACCTGATGGTCGTGTCTGGACAATCACAATCCTGACAACCACTAACCCAGCACATCCAAGTTACAGAAATGCTTTCGCACTTGCTCAGGCCTGGAAAAAATTTGGCATAGATGCAAACGTCGTAACTTCGGATGCACTCGTAACGCTTGGGCAAAAGGGTGAATTTGAGGTTACTACGGACTGGCCCGCAGCAGAACCGTGGGGTGGTCATCCTGACCTTTACAGGGTTTTAGATCCGTTCAACTCTGAATACCTGGTACCAATTGGTCAAAATGCACCTTGGGGGAACTATGGGAGATGGACTAATTCTGAAATGGACAAAATCATAGTCAAACTGAGAGAAACAGACTGGAACGATACAGACTCAATAATTGCACTTGGTGTTGAGGGACTCAAATTATTGATCAAGGAAATGCCTGGTATCCCAACATTCAATTATCCTGGAGTTATAGCTTGGGATGAATATTACTGGACGAATTATCCTGGAGCAGAAAACATGTACGCTCAACCATATCATCACTGGCCGAACTTCAAGTACATGCTTCCATTTTTGAAACCAACTGGTAGAAAGTAA
- a CDS encoding ABC transporter permease, whose protein sequence is MNVLKDLLRDLRFRFAFLIVLMLIILTVLSFFSPYNPYRWNLVPRDLPPKWPHVLGTTSMGQDVFWILTFAVRNSLTVSLLAGFISRIIAIVIGMIAGYKGGRIDKILMFMSDSFLIIPLFLIIVLFATMMKAKMTLVTLGLLLGLFGWAWDARVIRSQILSLRERDFTYTAILSGSGTFSIIFKEYMPFVIPLIFATFIGNMSWAIGMEIVLAILGVSNLEIPTIGTMLQWSINYQAMLLGYWWWISTPVVTAVLLFIALYLLSVSISEYLDPRMRIQRIGRK, encoded by the coding sequence ATGAATGTATTAAAAGATTTGCTGCGTGATCTAAGATTTAGATTTGCATTTCTAATTGTTTTGATGCTCATTATTCTGACAGTACTATCTTTCTTTTCACCTTACAATCCATATAGATGGAATCTCGTTCCAAGAGATTTGCCGCCAAAATGGCCCCACGTTCTTGGTACGACTTCTATGGGGCAGGATGTTTTCTGGATACTCACCTTTGCCGTTAGAAATTCACTCACCGTGTCTTTGCTGGCTGGATTCATCTCCAGAATCATCGCAATCGTAATTGGTATGATTGCGGGTTACAAGGGTGGAAGGATAGATAAGATTCTGATGTTCATGAGTGATTCATTTTTGATAATACCATTGTTCTTAATAATAGTTCTGTTTGCAACAATGATGAAAGCAAAAATGACCCTCGTCACTCTCGGTTTATTACTTGGTCTCTTTGGCTGGGCCTGGGATGCACGCGTAATTAGATCCCAAATTCTCAGTTTGAGAGAAAGAGATTTCACATACACTGCTATTTTGTCTGGTTCCGGAACATTTTCAATCATTTTCAAAGAATATATGCCTTTTGTTATACCACTCATCTTTGCCACATTCATTGGGAATATGTCCTGGGCTATAGGCATGGAAATAGTCCTTGCAATTCTTGGTGTATCTAATCTTGAGATACCAACAATCGGCACCATGCTTCAATGGTCGATCAACTACCAGGCCATGCTCCTTGGCTACTGGTGGTGGATCTCAACACCCGTTGTTACTGCCGTGCTTCTTTTCATAGCACTTTATCTGCTATCAGTGAGCATAAGCGAATATTTAGATCCACGTATGAGAATTCAGAGAATTGGTAGAAAATGA
- a CDS encoding ABC transporter permease, which yields MNFVKKYFLPRLFIYFLVIFVGITMVFIIPRLLPIDPIQQLIGQISSRGTYLDPKTLNNMIETLKELYGLKGSLWQQYCSFWRRFFSGDFGPSYYQFPVPVISLIRQSLPWTIGLLLTTTIISWILGNIFGALAAYFSNRRWVKVIDIIAMIIRPMPYYILALSLLMLFAYIFPIFPLGGGYLIGGQIKFDLQTILTLLKYAFLPAMSLVLIGFFTWFQAMKLVVQTVKSEDFVTYANIGGVTQARIVSKYIIRNAMLPQITGLALSLGQIFSGSLITEIVFSYPGLGTLLYNAIFTGDYNLLMGITVISIFVITTSILLIDLLYPLFDPRVRYR from the coding sequence TTGAATTTTGTGAAAAAATATTTCCTACCGAGGCTTTTCATATATTTTCTGGTGATCTTCGTTGGTATAACAATGGTTTTTATCATTCCAAGACTTCTTCCAATAGATCCCATTCAACAATTGATTGGTCAAATTTCATCGCGAGGTACATATCTTGATCCAAAAACTCTCAACAACATGATAGAAACTTTAAAGGAATTATACGGATTGAAAGGAAGCCTCTGGCAACAATATTGTTCATTCTGGCGTCGTTTTTTCAGTGGTGATTTTGGCCCGTCTTACTATCAGTTCCCAGTACCTGTAATCTCTTTAATCAGACAGTCCCTTCCATGGACCATTGGATTGCTCTTGACAACTACAATCATTTCCTGGATATTGGGTAACATATTTGGCGCACTTGCCGCCTATTTTTCTAATAGACGCTGGGTTAAAGTAATCGATATAATAGCGATGATCATAAGACCTATGCCTTATTACATATTAGCTCTGAGTCTACTCATGTTATTTGCTTACATCTTCCCAATTTTTCCATTGGGTGGAGGATATCTAATAGGTGGGCAGATTAAGTTCGACTTGCAGACCATTCTTACTCTTTTGAAATACGCATTCCTTCCCGCTATGTCTTTGGTATTGATAGGTTTCTTCACCTGGTTTCAAGCCATGAAGTTAGTAGTTCAGACGGTGAAATCAGAAGATTTCGTGACCTATGCCAACATAGGTGGGGTTACACAGGCAAGAATTGTCAGTAAATATATAATAAGAAATGCCATGTTACCACAAATAACCGGCCTTGCGCTTTCACTGGGTCAGATATTCAGCGGATCATTGATCACGGAGATCGTTTTTTCTTACCCTGGTCTTGGTACACTTCTCTACAATGCCATCTTCACCGGTGATTACAATCTGTTAATGGGTATAACTGTGATATCGATCTTCGTTATCACGACGAGTATTTTACTCATTGACCTTCTCTATCCACTCTTCGATCCCAGGGTAAGGTACAGGTAA
- a CDS encoding ABC transporter ATP-binding protein — translation MQKLVEIKNLTKIFSVGSIFSRIKITAIDDVSLDIGQSEILTLAGESGCGKTTMAKIILRFEEPTSGVVNYRGKPIKRRNRQEKMNFLKEIQAVFQNPFSTFNPLRKVDNYFYETLYNFGIAQSRHEADRLIQEKLNAVGVHFDEFTERYPGEFSGGQLQRISIARSLLTNPSLLIADEPVSMVDASLRMSIVNLFKELRDKFGLSVLYITHDLTTAYYVSDKVAIMFRGNLIEFGPAEKVLLNPKHPYTKLLRESVPEADPKRKWTSRIKLSELEQEEYAKLGCKFAGRCPEVMDICRKNLPDYYEVDGVKVKCFLYR, via the coding sequence ATGCAAAAACTCGTTGAAATCAAAAACCTTACAAAGATTTTTTCAGTTGGAAGTATCTTTTCGCGAATAAAAATAACAGCTATTGATGACGTCTCTTTGGATATAGGACAGTCAGAAATTCTGACTTTGGCTGGTGAAAGTGGTTGTGGAAAAACTACAATGGCGAAGATAATTCTCAGATTTGAGGAACCTACTTCTGGTGTGGTGAACTACAGAGGAAAACCAATCAAAAGGCGAAACAGGCAAGAAAAGATGAATTTTCTGAAAGAAATACAGGCAGTTTTCCAGAACCCCTTTTCTACTTTTAACCCCTTGAGAAAGGTCGATAATTATTTTTACGAGACACTTTATAATTTTGGAATCGCACAAAGCCGTCATGAAGCCGATCGTTTAATTCAAGAAAAACTGAATGCAGTGGGTGTTCATTTTGACGAATTCACAGAAAGATATCCAGGTGAATTTTCAGGAGGGCAACTTCAGAGGATTTCTATAGCAAGGTCTTTGCTGACAAATCCTTCACTGTTGATTGCCGACGAGCCTGTTTCCATGGTTGATGCTTCGCTGAGAATGTCCATAGTGAATCTCTTCAAAGAGTTGAGAGATAAATTTGGCTTGAGCGTTCTTTACATCACCCATGATCTAACAACAGCTTATTATGTGAGTGATAAAGTGGCCATCATGTTTCGCGGTAATTTGATCGAGTTTGGACCAGCCGAGAAAGTGCTTCTAAATCCCAAGCATCCCTACACAAAATTACTGAGAGAATCCGTTCCCGAGGCTGATCCGAAAAGAAAATGGACCAGCAGAATAAAATTGTCTGAATTAGAACAGGAAGAATATGCTAAGTTGGGATGTAAATTTGCAGGAAGATGTCCTGAGGTAATGGATATTTGCAGGAAAAACCTGCCAGATTACTACGAGGTAGATGGGGTAAAAGTAAAATGTTTCTTATACAGATGA
- a CDS encoding ABC transporter ATP-binding protein, whose translation MSLVMKALKLKAYYILDVYGKQRIIKAVDSIDLEIQKGFVYGIAGESGCGKTTLLKTLFAIIEPPLRLVDGKVFYYSDKEIDIYSIKNEERRKLRWSFVSYVPQGSMSVLNPVTKIKETFKDFLGSHVKGKNKDQIYEIAKQHIRELGLPLKVLDAYPHQLSGGMRQRVTIALATLLNPAAIIADEPTTALDVVTQRGVIQLLKDIQSKQKNTLIVVTHDMGIHANVADHLSIMYAGRIVEEAPTVEIFDNPLHPYTKYLINSLPKFGDKTKKESAPGSPPSLYNIPSGCSFHPRCPYSLSICKEQLPPLKEYSDKHKIACWLMGGQEHAKTR comes from the coding sequence ATGAGTTTAGTTATGAAGGCTTTAAAGTTGAAAGCATATTATATCCTGGATGTTTATGGAAAGCAGAGAATTATCAAAGCGGTGGACAGCATTGATTTAGAAATACAAAAAGGCTTTGTTTATGGAATAGCAGGTGAAAGTGGCTGTGGCAAGACAACTTTGCTGAAAACATTGTTTGCAATCATAGAACCACCGTTAAGGCTGGTGGATGGAAAAGTGTTTTACTACAGTGACAAAGAGATTGATATTTATTCAATAAAAAATGAAGAAAGAAGAAAACTCAGGTGGTCGTTTGTCTCGTATGTTCCTCAAGGTTCAATGAGTGTTCTCAACCCTGTAACCAAGATCAAAGAAACATTCAAAGACTTCTTAGGTAGTCATGTAAAAGGAAAGAACAAAGACCAGATTTATGAAATTGCAAAACAGCACATAAGAGAACTCGGACTTCCTTTGAAAGTTCTTGATGCCTATCCTCATCAATTATCTGGTGGAATGAGACAGAGAGTTACCATAGCATTGGCAACTCTGTTGAACCCGGCTGCAATAATTGCAGACGAACCTACTACTGCCCTGGACGTTGTAACTCAAAGGGGTGTTATTCAACTTTTAAAAGACATCCAGTCAAAGCAGAAGAACACCCTGATCGTTGTAACTCATGACATGGGGATACATGCAAATGTAGCTGATCATCTTTCAATCATGTATGCTGGAAGGATAGTTGAAGAAGCTCCTACAGTTGAAATCTTTGACAATCCTTTACATCCTTATACAAAATATCTCATCAACTCTCTGCCAAAGTTTGGAGATAAAACCAAAAAAGAAAGTGCACCAGGCAGTCCACCATCACTTTACAACATACCATCTGGTTGCAGTTTTCATCCAAGATGCCCATATAGTCTATCAATATGTAAAGAACAACTCCCACCACTGAAAGAGTATTCGGATAAACATAAGATCGCTTGCTGGCTAATGGGAGGACAAGAGCATGCAAAAACTCGTTGA